In the genome of Phlebotomus papatasi isolate M1 chromosome 2, Ppap_2.1, whole genome shotgun sequence, one region contains:
- the LOC129801412 gene encoding uncharacterized protein LOC129801412, protein MKYHVDAPILKMNERWHIPRASLSGSHTSSSGQSIGSNSSDISSLREFQMRRPPEGIHTCTGSEQENRLRELQSRFGDTTRRQNTLENPKRGSRSSQGSSDSNQSTQSASSGSLLLTVANLEEFTQRTLRKTPTCVPIPSGRSSSRYFSNITLPPTLEDTNPTQEGKTKDMDSVSMASSTHFTVVNGMGGQQHIAKSGFCTRGHQITILILSMSFVFLIGIIAAVFLLEMRARDMPK, encoded by the exons atgaaTGAAAGATGGCATATACCGAGAGCTTCACTTAGCGGAAGTCACACATCATCAAGTGGACAAAGTATTGGATCTAATTCATCAGACATCTCCTCACTCAGGGAGTTTCAAATGCGTCGTCCACCGGAAGGGATTCACACGTGTACCGGATCCGAACAGGAGAATCGTCTCCGTGAACTTCAGTCACGCTTCGGTGACACCACGCGCCGCCAAAATACACTTGAGAACCCAAAGCGTGGCTCAAGATCTTCCCAAGGATCCTCAGACAGCAATCAGAGTACTCAG AGCGCCTCTTCTGGCTCACTCTTACTGACCGTGGCAAATCTGGAGGAATTCACCCAGAGAACACTGCGAAAGACCCCAACGTGTGTACCAATCCCCTCTGGAAGATCATCATCGAGATACTTTTCCAATATTACTCTGCCACCAACCCTGGAGGACACAAATCCAACCCAGGAGGGTAAAACCAAAGATATGGATTCCGTCTCGATGGCCAGTTCCACGCACTTCACCGTGGTGAATGGAATGGGTGGACAACAGCACATTGCTAAGAGTGGATTCTGCACAAGAGGCCACCAGATAACCATTCTCATTCTTAGCATGAGCTTTGTCTTCCTCATTGGCATCATTGCGGCAGTCTTTCTGCTCGAGA TGCGCGCTCGAGACATGCCAAAGTGA